A stretch of the Sorangium aterium genome encodes the following:
- a CDS encoding AAA family ATPase gives MPHSPRYRVLEVLHHGADTLLYRARSEEDGRSVVLKVLRRDHTSPHALGRLQHEHEIASALDTAVVVKAYAMESLGDQAALVLEDFGGRSLDRLLDGDGPMRAMRGMAIEHFLPLALRIAAALAELHRHHVIHKDIKPQNLLYNPDTGEVKITDLGIASLSPRESQDLVHNSLIEGTLAYMAPEQTGRMNRWIDERTDLYSLGVTFYEMLTGALPFQASDPVAWVYCHIAQSPVPPHALVPSIPPQLSAIVLKLLSKAAEERYQSALGLRHDLDVCFARWRVTGEIQPFALGERDLSDRFRVPQRLYGREHEVEALLAAFERVVANGRPELALVSGYSGIGKSSLVAELHRPVVHERGFFLSGKFDQTARDVPYRPFLQAFRALFQEILGTSEEQVERWRERLREALDQNGRLLADVLPEVELLLGPQPPVPELPPTEAQARLHATLQRFVAACARKEHPMALFLDDLQWADAASLLLLEHLATHAGGAHLLLIGAYRDNEVGPAHPLRLTLAEARKRGAAVSELVLEPLSAAHVRALVAEAVHAPEAQVEPLSQLVHEKTGGNPFFVLQFLIALHEDGLIAVDAEQRMWRWDIAAIRDKGFTDNVIELMAGKLNRLSVPTRDALKLAACLGSSLDLDTLALLARRSPAELRDALDEAVREGLLLRQSNGVRFLHDRVQQAAYSLIPAEQLAEVHLRIGQLLLKGRRQDERDEVLFDAVGHLNRGAALLRSRAERDEVAALNLRAGRKAKAAAAFQAAAALFTAGLSLLAPDSWETQHELTYGLTFERAHVAYITGAIDDAERLLEALEDRARTRSETAAVVELVITLKVTRGQYARAAEIGLAWLRTYDIDLPVLPTDAQLEEETKSVWQALGGRAIEDLIDLPAMTHPEIKATMSVLLGAGIPASFVNPSLPFLIVLRMVQLSLRHGNAESSPHAYISFARMFGPKFGRYKEAYRFGKLGCDLADRSGLLTTKSAVFTVFGQHVVFWTRHYRETYPYSRAGFSAAVDSGDLNHACFNRMWDALFRLLSGEPLADVIHQIDERLGFVRSAGHPFAYGILLGARGMIQVLRGRPVRLSMLDGSELDLPAFEARLGEGDLQNVQSFYHEMKAQALFVLGAPGEALEAAARAMIEHGHGVVPTALLAENFYYSALALAALLNAPHAERESSPLELPEQLLDCERRLGEWARNGPDNFLHKHALVRAEIARLRGQESEAIRLYEQAISSAQEGGFVQHEAIACELAAQFYHARGLAMAADAYLEKARAAYFRWGAHAKVDQLDQRYPHLAPRKPIAPTVTFAVRAEQFDVLSVVKASQSISGELKLPRLLETLLRIVVEHAGAEEGHVLLVRQDRVSTAAAIAASGGAARLLDAGEAAAAALPQSILNYVRRSHERVLLADAAARHPFMEDEYFGRKRPRSVLCLPIVHRARLLGLLYLENRLVTGAFTPGRLTVLELLASQSAISLENAMLYTDIEQENAERRRAERELRESQATLQAIVDNSAAAIYLKDRDGRYLLVNRRAGRIFGMKAEQLVGKTGAELLPATLVEATSDHDRKVLEAGVPMEFEEEVLIDGELRTHLSIKFPLGEGVMPGVLCGISTDITERKRAELAERFLAEASRRLMALGYGATLDSVAQLAVPELADHCVIDVGPAHGDPAHAVTAGVPQELAGALMDALRPLAASSLDRPEVGELRAAPRLEQLGIHSFLRVPLLARDRRFGVMTLLATAPRRRYGPADLWLAEELGLRAALALDNTRLFADAQVAIERRDEFLLVASHELKTPLTSLTMQAHLLARLLPRVQRAEVSPERIDAAIQVLSRQIARLGHLANELLDVTRLNAGHLTLARAPVDLAALAREVFERMKQQLADARCPTKLDLEGPVVGDWDASRMEQVLINLLSNAIKYGAGGPVHVVVRDEGDRARLVVRDHGMGIAEADQTRIFERFERAVSVRNFGGLGLGLYIVRWIVTSHGGTIRVESKPGAGATFIVELPLRQADAEADTQGAPFPPE, from the coding sequence ATGCCCCATAGTCCACGTTACCGCGTGCTGGAGGTGCTGCACCACGGTGCAGATACCCTCCTCTACCGCGCGCGGAGCGAGGAGGACGGCCGATCGGTGGTGCTCAAGGTCCTGCGGCGCGACCACACGAGCCCCCACGCTCTCGGGCGGCTCCAGCACGAGCACGAGATCGCCAGCGCGCTCGATACGGCGGTCGTCGTCAAGGCCTACGCGATGGAATCGCTCGGCGACCAGGCCGCGCTGGTCCTGGAGGACTTCGGTGGCCGCTCGCTCGACCGGCTGCTCGATGGCGACGGGCCGATGCGCGCGATGCGCGGGATGGCGATCGAGCACTTCCTCCCCCTCGCCCTCCGCATCGCCGCCGCGCTCGCCGAGCTCCACCGACACCACGTCATCCACAAGGACATCAAGCCCCAGAACCTGCTCTACAACCCCGACACCGGCGAGGTGAAGATCACCGATCTCGGCATCGCCTCCCTCTCCCCCCGCGAATCCCAGGACCTCGTCCACAACAGCCTCATCGAGGGGACGCTGGCTTACATGGCGCCTGAGCAAACAGGCCGCATGAACCGCTGGATCGACGAGCGGACCGACCTGTACTCCCTCGGCGTCACCTTCTATGAGATGCTGACGGGCGCCCTGCCCTTCCAGGCCAGCGATCCCGTCGCGTGGGTCTATTGCCATATCGCGCAGAGCCCGGTCCCACCCCACGCGCTCGTCCCCTCGATTCCACCGCAGCTCTCCGCCATCGTCCTCAAGCTGCTCTCCAAGGCCGCCGAGGAGCGCTACCAGAGCGCCCTCGGCCTGCGCCACGACCTCGACGTGTGCTTCGCGAGGTGGCGGGTGACCGGCGAGATTCAGCCCTTCGCGCTCGGGGAGCGCGATCTCTCCGACCGGTTCCGCGTCCCGCAGCGGCTCTACGGCCGCGAGCACGAGGTCGAAGCGCTGCTCGCCGCGTTCGAGCGCGTGGTCGCGAACGGCCGGCCAGAGCTCGCGCTCGTGTCAGGGTACTCGGGCATCGGCAAGTCCTCGCTCGTCGCCGAGCTGCACAGGCCCGTCGTGCACGAGCGCGGCTTCTTCCTCTCCGGCAAGTTCGATCAGACCGCGAGGGATGTCCCCTACCGTCCTTTCCTGCAGGCGTTCCGGGCGCTGTTTCAGGAGATCCTCGGCACGAGCGAGGAGCAGGTAGAGCGCTGGCGAGAGCGCCTCCGCGAGGCCCTCGACCAGAACGGCAGGCTGCTCGCCGACGTGCTCCCCGAGGTCGAGCTGCTCCTCGGCCCGCAGCCGCCCGTGCCCGAGCTCCCGCCCACCGAGGCACAGGCCCGGCTGCACGCGACGCTCCAGCGCTTCGTCGCCGCGTGCGCCCGGAAGGAGCACCCCATGGCGCTCTTCCTCGATGATCTCCAGTGGGCCGACGCGGCCAGCCTCCTCTTGCTCGAGCACCTCGCCACCCATGCCGGCGGCGCGCACCTGCTGCTGATCGGCGCCTACCGGGACAACGAGGTCGGCCCAGCGCACCCGCTCCGGCTCACGCTCGCCGAGGCCCGAAAGCGCGGCGCCGCGGTCTCCGAGCTCGTCCTCGAGCCGCTCTCCGCAGCCCATGTCCGGGCGCTCGTCGCCGAGGCGGTCCACGCGCCCGAAGCGCAGGTCGAGCCGCTCTCGCAGCTCGTCCACGAAAAGACCGGCGGCAACCCCTTCTTCGTCCTCCAGTTCCTGATCGCGCTGCACGAAGACGGGCTCATCGCCGTCGACGCAGAGCAGCGCATGTGGCGGTGGGACATCGCCGCGATCCGCGACAAAGGCTTCACCGACAACGTCATCGAGCTGATGGCCGGCAAGCTGAACCGGCTCTCGGTCCCGACGCGCGACGCGCTCAAGCTCGCCGCGTGCCTCGGCAGCAGCTTGGACCTCGACACCCTCGCGCTGCTCGCGCGCCGTAGCCCGGCGGAGCTCCGCGACGCGCTCGACGAGGCCGTCCGGGAGGGGCTGCTCCTCCGCCAGAGCAACGGAGTTCGATTTCTCCACGACCGGGTGCAGCAGGCCGCTTATTCGCTCATCCCGGCAGAGCAGCTCGCCGAGGTGCACCTCCGGATTGGCCAGCTCCTGTTGAAAGGGCGGCGCCAGGACGAGCGCGACGAGGTGCTCTTCGACGCCGTCGGCCACCTCAACCGCGGCGCCGCGCTCCTCCGTTCCCGGGCCGAGCGGGACGAGGTCGCCGCGCTGAACCTCCGCGCCGGCAGGAAGGCCAAGGCCGCCGCGGCCTTCCAGGCCGCCGCCGCGCTCTTCACCGCGGGCCTCTCCCTGCTCGCGCCGGACTCCTGGGAGACGCAGCACGAGCTGACCTACGGCCTGACCTTCGAGCGCGCGCACGTCGCGTACATCACCGGCGCCATCGACGACGCCGAGCGGCTCCTCGAGGCGCTCGAGGATCGCGCGAGGACGAGGAGCGAGACGGCCGCCGTCGTCGAGCTCGTCATCACGCTGAAGGTCACCCGCGGGCAATACGCCCGCGCGGCGGAGATCGGGCTCGCGTGGCTCCGCACCTACGACATCGATCTTCCCGTCCTCCCCACCGACGCACAGCTCGAAGAGGAGACGAAGAGCGTCTGGCAGGCCCTGGGCGGCCGGGCGATCGAGGACCTGATCGATCTGCCCGCGATGACGCACCCGGAGATCAAGGCCACGATGAGCGTGCTGCTGGGCGCTGGCATCCCCGCGTCCTTCGTGAACCCGAGCCTGCCCTTTCTCATCGTCCTGCGCATGGTCCAGCTCAGCCTGCGCCACGGCAACGCCGAGAGCTCCCCTCACGCGTACATTTCCTTCGCGAGGATGTTCGGCCCGAAGTTCGGGCGATACAAGGAGGCCTATCGGTTCGGAAAGCTCGGCTGCGACCTCGCGGACAGGAGCGGCCTCCTCACCACGAAATCGGCGGTGTTCACCGTCTTTGGACAGCATGTCGTCTTCTGGACGCGCCACTACCGAGAGACGTATCCGTACTCGCGCGCCGGCTTCAGCGCCGCGGTCGACTCGGGCGATCTGAACCACGCGTGCTTCAACCGCATGTGGGACGCGCTGTTCCGGCTGCTCTCCGGCGAGCCGCTCGCGGACGTGATCCATCAGATCGACGAGCGCCTCGGCTTCGTGCGCAGCGCCGGTCACCCGTTCGCCTATGGCATCCTCCTCGGCGCGCGCGGCATGATCCAGGTGCTGCGCGGGAGGCCGGTCCGCCTCTCGATGCTCGATGGATCCGAGCTGGATCTGCCGGCCTTCGAGGCGCGGCTCGGCGAGGGGGACCTGCAGAACGTTCAAAGCTTCTATCATGAAATGAAGGCCCAGGCGCTCTTCGTGCTCGGCGCTCCCGGAGAGGCGCTCGAGGCGGCGGCCCGCGCGATGATCGAACATGGACACGGGGTCGTGCCGACCGCCCTCCTCGCCGAGAACTTCTATTATTCCGCGCTCGCGCTCGCGGCCCTCCTCAACGCGCCGCACGCGGAGCGGGAATCCTCGCCGCTGGAGCTCCCCGAGCAGCTGCTCGACTGCGAGCGGCGGCTCGGAGAGTGGGCCAGGAACGGCCCGGACAACTTCCTCCACAAGCACGCCCTGGTCCGCGCCGAGATAGCCCGGCTCCGCGGGCAGGAATCGGAGGCGATCCGGCTCTACGAGCAGGCCATCTCCTCGGCGCAAGAGGGCGGCTTCGTCCAGCACGAGGCCATCGCCTGCGAGCTCGCTGCCCAGTTCTACCACGCGCGCGGCCTCGCCATGGCCGCCGACGCTTACCTGGAGAAGGCCCGCGCCGCCTATTTTCGCTGGGGCGCCCACGCCAAGGTGGATCAGCTCGACCAGCGCTATCCCCACCTCGCCCCGCGCAAGCCGATCGCGCCCACCGTCACCTTCGCCGTGCGGGCCGAGCAGTTCGACGTCCTGTCCGTCGTGAAGGCCTCTCAGAGCATCTCCGGCGAGCTCAAGCTCCCGCGCCTGCTCGAGACGCTGCTGCGCATCGTGGTCGAGCACGCGGGCGCCGAGGAGGGCCATGTGCTCCTGGTCCGGCAAGATCGCGTGTCGACCGCGGCGGCGATCGCCGCGTCCGGCGGCGCGGCGCGGCTCCTCGACGCGGGCGAGGCGGCGGCGGCCGCGCTGCCGCAGTCCATCCTCAACTACGTTCGCCGCAGCCACGAGCGCGTGCTGCTCGCCGACGCCGCCGCGAGGCACCCGTTCATGGAGGACGAGTATTTCGGCCGCAAGAGGCCGAGATCGGTGCTGTGCCTCCCGATCGTGCACCGGGCCCGGCTGCTCGGCCTGCTCTACCTGGAGAACAGGCTCGTCACCGGCGCGTTCACCCCAGGGCGGCTCACCGTGCTCGAGCTGCTCGCCTCGCAGTCGGCCATCTCGCTCGAGAACGCCATGCTCTATACCGACATCGAGCAGGAGAACGCCGAGCGGCGGCGGGCAGAGCGAGAGCTCCGTGAGAGCCAGGCCACGCTGCAGGCCATCGTCGACAACTCCGCCGCCGCCATCTACCTCAAGGATCGCGACGGCCGGTACCTGCTCGTCAACCGGCGGGCGGGCCGCATCTTCGGCATGAAGGCCGAGCAGCTCGTCGGCAAGACGGGCGCCGAGCTCTTGCCTGCTACGCTCGTCGAGGCCACCAGCGACCACGACCGCAAGGTGCTCGAGGCGGGCGTGCCGATGGAGTTCGAGGAAGAGGTGCTGATAGACGGGGAGCTGCGCACCCACCTGTCGATCAAGTTCCCGCTCGGCGAGGGCGTCATGCCCGGCGTGCTCTGCGGCATCTCCACCGACATCACCGAGCGCAAGCGCGCCGAGCTCGCCGAGCGCTTCCTGGCCGAGGCGAGCCGGAGGCTCATGGCCCTCGGATACGGCGCGACCCTCGACAGCGTGGCGCAGCTCGCCGTGCCCGAGCTGGCCGATCACTGCGTCATCGACGTGGGCCCCGCTCACGGCGACCCGGCTCACGCGGTCACCGCGGGCGTGCCACAGGAGCTCGCAGGCGCGTTGATGGACGCGCTGCGACCCCTGGCAGCGAGCTCTCTCGACCGCCCCGAGGTGGGCGAGCTCCGCGCTGCGCCGCGGCTCGAGCAGCTCGGCATTCACTCCTTCCTCCGGGTCCCGCTCCTCGCGCGCGACCGGCGCTTCGGGGTCATGACCCTGCTGGCGACCGCGCCACGGCGCCGCTACGGCCCCGCCGACCTGTGGCTCGCCGAGGAGCTCGGGTTACGCGCGGCGCTCGCGCTCGACAACACCCGCCTGTTCGCCGACGCCCAGGTGGCGATCGAGCGCCGGGACGAGTTCCTCCTCGTCGCATCCCACGAGCTCAAGACGCCGCTCACCTCGCTCACGATGCAAGCGCACCTCCTCGCCCGGCTCTTGCCCCGCGTCCAGCGCGCCGAGGTCTCTCCGGAGCGCATCGACGCGGCGATCCAGGTCCTGAGCCGCCAGATCGCGCGCCTCGGCCACCTGGCCAACGAGCTGCTCGACGTCACCCGCCTGAACGCCGGCCACCTGACCCTCGCGCGCGCGCCCGTCGATCTGGCCGCCCTGGCGCGGGAGGTGTTCGAGCGGATGAAACAGCAGCTCGCCGATGCCCGCTGCCCCACGAAGCTCGACCTGGAAGGGCCCGTGGTCGGGGACTGGGATGCTTCTCGCATGGAGCAGGTCCTCATCAACCTCCTGTCCAACGCGATCAAGTACGGCGCGGGAGGCCCCGTTCACGTCGTCGTGCGCGACGAGGGCGATCGCGCGCGGCTCGTCGTCCGCGATCACGGCATGGGCATCGCCGAGGCCGATCAGACAAGGATCTTCGAGCGCTTCGAGCGCGCCGTCTCCGTCCGCAACTTCGGCGGCCTCGGCCTCGGCCTCTACATCGTTCGATGGATCGTCACCTCTCACGGCGGCACCATCCGCGTCGAGAGCAAGCCGGGCGCGGGCGCCACCTTCATCGTCGAGCTGCCTTTGCGCCAGGCGGACGCCGAGGCCGACACCCAGGGCGCTCCCTTCCCGCCGGAGTGA